One region of Bacillus pumilus genomic DNA includes:
- the acnA gene encoding aconitate hydratase AcnA, which yields MSKQQQVAKQDAFQSRKTFSTNGKTYHYYSLEALEKQGIGNVSKLPYSIKVLLESVLRQVDGRVIKKEHVENLAKWGTAEVKEIDVPFKPSRVILQDFTGVPAVVDLASLRKAMADVGGDPDKINPEIPVDLVIDHSVQVDKAGTEDALNINMDLEFERNAERYNFLSWAKKAFNNYQAVPPATGIVHQVNLEYLASVVHAIEEDGEIITYPDTLVGTDSHTTMINGIGVLGWGVGGIEAEAGMLGQPSYFPVPEVIGAKLVGELPNGTTATDLALKVTQVLREKGVVNKFVEFFGPGVAQLPLADRATIANMAPEYGATCGFFPVDEEALAYLRLTGRDEEQINIVEEYSRANGLFYTPDVEDPIFTDVVEIDLSKIESNLSGPKRPQDLIPLSEMKETFHQHIESPAGNQGFGLEKSELDKQIEFDLANGEKAVMKTGAIAIAAITSCTNTSNPYVLIGAGLVAKKASELGMKVPNYVKTSLAPGSKVVTGYLVNSGLLPYLRDLGFNIVGYGCTTCIGNSGPLAQEIEDAVSENDLLITSVLSGNRNFEGRIHPLVKGNYLASPPLVVAYALAGTVNIDLTKDPIGVDKNGENVYFNDIWPSMDEINSVVKSTVTPELFRSEYETVFDSNDRWNEIKTTDDALYKWDENSTYIDNPPFFENLSVEPGKVEPLKGLRVVAKFGDSVTTDHISPAGAIGKDTPAGKYLQERGVSPRDFNSYGSRRGNHHVMMRGTFANIRIKNQIAPGTEGGYTTYWPTGEVTSIYDACMRYKEDGTGLAILAGKDYGMGSSRDWAAKGTNLLGIKFVLAESFERIHRSNLVFMGVLPLQFKDGESAETYGLTGTETFEVEVDETVRPRDLVTVKAIDTDGNEKTFEVVVRFDSEVEIDYYRHGGILQMVLREKLASN from the coding sequence ATGTCGAAACAGCAGCAAGTCGCTAAACAAGACGCTTTTCAATCTAGAAAAACGTTTTCGACAAATGGGAAAACGTATCACTATTATTCGTTAGAAGCACTAGAGAAACAAGGAATCGGAAATGTTTCTAAGCTGCCTTATTCCATTAAGGTACTTTTAGAATCAGTGCTTCGCCAAGTAGACGGTAGAGTGATCAAAAAGGAACACGTTGAAAACTTGGCAAAATGGGGAACTGCCGAGGTAAAAGAAATTGATGTTCCATTTAAACCTTCTCGTGTTATTTTACAAGACTTCACGGGTGTACCAGCCGTCGTTGACCTTGCTTCATTAAGAAAAGCAATGGCAGATGTAGGTGGGGATCCGGATAAAATCAACCCTGAAATTCCAGTTGACCTTGTTATTGATCACTCAGTACAAGTTGATAAAGCTGGAACTGAAGATGCATTAAATATTAACATGGATTTAGAATTCGAACGTAACGCAGAGCGTTATAACTTCCTTAGCTGGGCAAAGAAAGCGTTTAATAACTATCAAGCTGTTCCGCCTGCAACAGGGATTGTTCACCAAGTAAACTTAGAGTACCTTGCAAGTGTTGTTCATGCGATTGAAGAAGATGGCGAGATCATCACTTACCCAGATACATTGGTTGGTACTGACTCTCATACAACCATGATCAACGGGATCGGCGTACTTGGATGGGGCGTTGGCGGTATTGAAGCGGAAGCTGGTATGCTCGGTCAGCCTTCATACTTCCCAGTACCAGAAGTCATTGGTGCTAAATTAGTTGGAGAGCTTCCAAACGGAACGACTGCAACTGACCTTGCATTAAAAGTGACACAAGTTCTGCGTGAAAAAGGCGTGGTCAACAAGTTCGTTGAGTTCTTCGGACCAGGTGTTGCACAGCTGCCGTTAGCAGATCGTGCAACGATTGCGAATATGGCGCCTGAATACGGGGCTACTTGCGGATTCTTCCCAGTAGATGAGGAAGCTCTTGCTTACCTTCGCCTTACTGGACGTGATGAAGAGCAAATTAATATCGTTGAAGAATATTCTCGCGCAAATGGCTTATTCTATACGCCAGATGTAGAGGACCCAATTTTTACGGATGTTGTGGAAATTGATCTTTCTAAAATTGAATCAAACTTATCTGGTCCAAAGCGTCCACAAGATTTGATTCCACTTTCAGAAATGAAAGAGACGTTCCATCAGCACATCGAAAGCCCAGCCGGTAACCAAGGGTTTGGATTAGAAAAATCAGAGCTGGATAAACAAATTGAATTTGATCTAGCAAATGGTGAAAAAGCTGTGATGAAGACAGGTGCGATTGCGATTGCAGCGATTACGAGCTGTACGAATACATCAAACCCTTACGTCTTAATCGGAGCAGGTCTTGTTGCGAAGAAAGCAAGTGAGCTTGGCATGAAGGTGCCAAACTACGTGAAAACGTCACTAGCGCCAGGTTCTAAGGTTGTGACAGGATACCTCGTGAACTCAGGACTTCTTCCATACTTAAGAGACCTTGGATTTAACATCGTTGGGTATGGCTGTACAACATGTATCGGTAACTCAGGACCGCTTGCGCAAGAAATTGAGGATGCTGTCTCTGAAAATGATCTGCTGATCACTTCTGTTTTATCAGGTAACCGTAACTTTGAAGGACGTATCCATCCGCTTGTAAAAGGAAACTACCTCGCATCTCCACCATTAGTTGTGGCATATGCACTTGCTGGTACGGTCAATATCGATTTAACAAAAGACCCTATCGGTGTGGATAAAAACGGTGAGAACGTTTATTTCAATGACATTTGGCCATCAATGGACGAAATCAACAGTGTCGTGAAAAGCACAGTCACACCTGAACTCTTCCGTTCAGAGTATGAAACTGTATTTGACAGCAATGACCGCTGGAATGAAATTAAAACGACAGATGATGCTTTGTATAAATGGGATGAAAATTCCACATACATTGATAACCCGCCATTCTTTGAAAACTTATCAGTTGAGCCTGGTAAAGTTGAACCGCTTAAAGGCTTGCGCGTCGTTGCCAAGTTCGGTGACTCTGTGACAACTGACCATATTTCTCCTGCTGGAGCGATTGGTAAAGACACACCTGCGGGTAAATACTTGCAAGAAAGAGGCGTATCTCCTAGAGACTTTAACTCATATGGATCTCGCCGTGGTAACCACCATGTCATGATGAGAGGTACTTTTGCAAACATCCGTATTAAGAACCAAATCGCACCAGGAACAGAAGGCGGATATACAACGTACTGGCCAACTGGTGAAGTGACATCCATTTATGATGCATGCATGCGTTATAAAGAGGATGGCACAGGTCTTGCGATCTTAGCAGGTAAAGACTACGGAATGGGTTCTTCCCGTGACTGGGCTGCCAAAGGAACAAACCTTCTTGGAATTAAATTCGTTCTAGCTGAAAGCTTTGAGCGTATCCACAGAAGTAACCTTGTCTTCATGGGTGTACTTCCTTTACAGTTTAAAGACGGAGAAAGTGCAGAAACTTATGGACTAACAGGAACAGAAACATTTGAAGTTGAAGTTGATGAAACAGTTCGTCCACGTGATCTTGTCACTGTGAAAGCAATTGATACAGATGGCAATGAGAAAACATTTGAAGTGGTTGTTCGCTTTGACAGTGAAGTCGAAATTGACTACTATCGTCATGGTGGTATCCTTCAAATGGTACTTCGTGAAAAATTGGCAAGCAACTAA
- a CDS encoding TlpA family protein disulfide reductase produces the protein MWKKGIASAVLLVLIGLLVWNLLEPKEPAIGLEKGDQAPDFELKTLDGQTASLSDYKGKKVLVNFWATWCKPCRTEMPDLDAVRSEYDQVEVLAVNLTTTEKSVDHVAAFADELKLSFPILLDQKGIQARYQVLSYPTTYILDEKGRIMSVKHQMLTKKEIEQELDL, from the coding sequence ATGTGGAAAAAAGGAATAGCAAGCGCTGTTTTACTTGTGTTGATTGGTTTACTTGTGTGGAATTTACTTGAACCAAAAGAGCCCGCAATCGGTCTTGAAAAAGGGGATCAAGCCCCTGATTTTGAACTTAAAACCCTTGATGGTCAAACGGCCTCGTTATCTGATTACAAAGGGAAAAAGGTGCTCGTCAATTTTTGGGCGACATGGTGTAAGCCATGTAGGACAGAAATGCCAGATCTAGACGCGGTTAGAAGCGAATATGATCAGGTCGAAGTACTTGCTGTGAATTTGACGACCACAGAAAAAAGTGTAGATCATGTTGCAGCATTTGCAGATGAATTAAAGCTGAGCTTTCCTATTTTATTAGATCAAAAAGGCATTCAAGCACGATATCAGGTGCTTTCATACCCCACGACATACATATTAGATGAAAAAGGACGCATCATGTCTGTGAAGCATCAAATGCTGACAAAAAAAGAAATTGAGCAAGAGCTGGATCTATAA
- a CDS encoding FbpB family small basic protein: protein MRRRKRRTFEELVLENKKELLSNEEFLNQLEEKLEERFRQK, encoded by the coding sequence ATGAGAAGAAGAAAACGACGTACATTTGAAGAGCTTGTACTTGAAAATAAAAAAGAATTATTAAGCAATGAGGAATTTTTAAACCAGCTTGAAGAAAAGTTGGAAGAGCGATTTAGACAGAAATAA
- a CDS encoding acid-soluble spore protein N — MGREHDKQAQFTPDHLGTKPVAYKRNKGKKMHNKSNEQPDVIQTKGE; from the coding sequence ATGGGTAGAGAGCATGATAAACAAGCGCAGTTTACACCAGACCATTTAGGGACAAAACCTGTAGCATACAAACGCAATAAAGGTAAAAAGATGCATAATAAATCAAATGAACAGCCTGATGTGATCCAGACGAAGGGCGAATAA
- the tlp gene encoding small acid-soluble spore protein Tlp, whose product MNGKSYQSNPDDRSDNVEKLQDMIENTLDNIDESEAAMALSTDQEKQMIKQKNENRKMSIDAMRSEIKDEEAARKNGYTE is encoded by the coding sequence ATGAATGGAAAGTCATATCAATCCAATCCAGATGATCGTTCTGATAATGTTGAAAAGCTGCAAGATATGATTGAAAACACCCTTGACAATATCGATGAATCTGAAGCAGCGATGGCCCTTTCGACAGATCAAGAAAAACAGATGATTAAGCAAAAAAATGAAAACCGAAAAATGAGCATAGATGCCATGCGTTCTGAAATCAAGGACGAAGAGGCAGCAAGAAAAAATGGCTATACTGAATAA
- a CDS encoding acyl-CoA thioesterase, whose product MYVSKKEIEVRYAETDQMGIVYHANYLIWMEVGRTALIKELGFSYAQLEADGALAPVIDLQVKYKKPLLYGETATVHTWIEEYNGLKTVYGYEIQKPDGQTAITGTTSHICVDKDTFRPIQFRKAFPAWHKVYEQSKKQV is encoded by the coding sequence GTGTATGTATCTAAAAAAGAAATAGAAGTCCGTTATGCAGAAACAGATCAAATGGGCATTGTGTATCATGCCAATTATTTAATCTGGATGGAAGTCGGCAGAACAGCACTGATTAAAGAATTAGGATTTTCCTATGCGCAGCTAGAAGCAGACGGCGCTCTTGCACCCGTTATAGATTTGCAGGTGAAATATAAAAAACCACTCCTGTACGGTGAAACAGCGACCGTTCATACTTGGATTGAAGAATACAATGGACTCAAAACGGTGTATGGCTACGAAATTCAAAAGCCTGATGGACAAACAGCGATTACAGGGACAACCTCGCATATTTGTGTAGACAAAGACACCTTTAGACCTATTCAATTTAGAAAAGCATTTCCTGCCTGGCACAAAGTATATGAACAGTCGAAGAAGCAGGTTTAA
- a CDS encoding HesB/YadR/YfhF family protein — protein MKLTIKEDALNWYKDELDLEKGDQVRFFVRYGGCSNVQKGFSLGVAKDEPQNAGATAEIEGITFFVEESDIWYFDNHDLHIDYNESVKEPEFHYE, from the coding sequence TTGAAATTAACGATAAAAGAAGATGCACTTAATTGGTACAAGGATGAATTAGATTTAGAAAAAGGTGATCAAGTTCGCTTTTTTGTGAGATATGGCGGGTGCAGTAATGTACAAAAAGGCTTTTCTCTCGGCGTCGCAAAAGATGAACCTCAAAATGCCGGCGCAACCGCTGAAATAGAAGGTATTACTTTCTTTGTAGAAGAAAGTGATATTTGGTATTTTGACAACCATGATCTGCATATTGATTATAACGAGTCTGTAAAAGAACCAGAATTCCATTATGAATAA
- the plsY gene encoding glycerol-3-phosphate 1-O-acyltransferase PlsY, producing the protein MLIALMFILAYLLGSIPSGLIVGKAAKGIDIREHGSGNLGATNAFRTLGVKAGSIVISADILKGTLASALPFFMQLDIHPLLVGVAAVIGHSFPIFAKFKGGKAVATSGGVLLFYAPFLFITMIAAFFLFLYISKYVSLSSMLTGIYTFIYSIFTKDVFLIIVVAVLAGFVIYRHIANLKRILNKTEPKIKWL; encoded by the coding sequence ATGTTAATTGCTTTGATGTTTATTTTGGCTTATCTTCTCGGCAGTATTCCATCCGGTCTCATTGTCGGGAAAGCTGCAAAGGGGATTGATATCCGTGAACATGGCAGCGGCAACCTAGGTGCGACGAATGCATTTCGTACGCTTGGCGTAAAAGCAGGGTCTATCGTTATTTCTGCTGATATTTTAAAGGGGACTCTCGCTTCTGCTTTACCGTTTTTCATGCAACTGGACATTCATCCCTTATTAGTAGGGGTTGCTGCTGTTATCGGTCACAGCTTTCCTATCTTTGCAAAATTTAAAGGGGGAAAAGCAGTCGCTACATCTGGCGGCGTGTTATTATTTTATGCCCCATTCTTATTTATCACGATGATCGCTGCTTTTTTCTTATTTTTATACATTAGTAAATATGTTTCATTATCATCTATGCTGACCGGCATCTATACATTCATTTACAGCATATTCACCAAAGACGTATTCTTAATCATTGTTGTTGCCGTTCTTGCTGGTTTTGTGATCTACAGACACATCGCCAACCTCAAACGAATCCTCAACAAAACTGAACCGAAAATCAAATGGCTCTAG
- a CDS encoding CoA-binding protein — protein sequence MNHPSKQEIGRILKSSKRIAVVGLSDQPHRTSYMVSKAMQDAGYEIIPVNPTIDEALGVKAVASLKDIKEPVDIVNVFRRSEFLPEVAEEFLEIDAPVFWAQQGIYHEEAKRLIEENGKVAIMDLCIKVAHAMTKTH from the coding sequence ATGAATCATCCTTCGAAACAAGAAATTGGCCGCATATTAAAAAGCAGTAAACGAATTGCTGTTGTTGGTTTATCAGATCAACCGCACCGAACGTCATATATGGTGTCTAAAGCGATGCAGGATGCCGGTTATGAGATCATTCCGGTGAATCCAACGATCGATGAAGCACTTGGTGTGAAAGCAGTCGCTTCACTAAAAGATATCAAAGAGCCTGTTGATATCGTGAATGTTTTTAGACGTTCAGAGTTTTTGCCCGAGGTAGCAGAAGAATTTCTTGAAATAGACGCACCTGTTTTTTGGGCGCAGCAAGGCATTTATCACGAAGAAGCGAAAAGGCTGATTGAGGAAAATGGCAAGGTCGCCATCATGGATTTATGTATCAAGGTGGCTCATGCAATGACAAAAACTCATTAA
- the parE gene encoding DNA topoisomerase IV subunit B produces MVKKQQVDYNDDSIQVLEGLEAVRKRPGMYIGSTDSRGLHHLVYEIVDNSVDEVLAGHGDHIVVKIHKDNSISVQDKGRGMPTGMHKLGKPTPEIILTVLHAGGKFGQGGYKTSGGLHGVGASVVNALSEWLTVTIERDGFIYHQRFENGGKPATSLEKVGKTKKTGTLIHFKPDRSMFSVTTYNFDTLSERLRESAFLLKGLKIELIDERHDVQETFYYETGIEAFVAYLNEEKDVLSEVVSFEGEHQSIEVDFAFQFNDGYSENILSFVNNVRTKDGGTHESGAKTAMTRAFNEYARKVALLKEKDKNLEGTDIREGLSAIISVRIPEELLQFEGQTKGKLGTSEARSAVDAVISEKLAYFLEENRETATLLVRKAIKAQQAREAARRAREEARSGKKRKKSEATLSGKLTPAQSRNPARNELYLVEGDSAGGSAKQGRDRKFQAVLPLRGKVINTEKAKLADIFKNEEINTIIHAIGGGVGVDFNVEDINYDKIVIMTDADTDGAHIQVLLLTFFYRYMKPLIEHGKVFIALPPLYKVSKGSGKKEVIEYAWSDEEMDDVLKKVGKGYTIQRYKGLGEMNADQLWETTMNPESRTLVRVKIDDAARVERRVTTLMGDKVEPRRKWIEKNVAFGLDEESNILENENLSLAEEV; encoded by the coding sequence TTGGTTAAAAAGCAGCAAGTAGATTATAACGATGATTCTATTCAGGTGCTAGAGGGACTTGAAGCGGTCCGTAAACGTCCAGGGATGTATATTGGGTCAACGGATTCACGCGGTCTTCATCACCTTGTCTATGAGATTGTAGACAACTCTGTCGATGAAGTACTCGCTGGCCATGGAGATCATATCGTTGTCAAAATACATAAAGATAATAGCATTTCCGTCCAGGATAAAGGACGCGGGATGCCTACTGGTATGCATAAGCTTGGAAAACCGACACCTGAGATCATTTTAACAGTCCTTCACGCAGGCGGAAAATTTGGTCAAGGCGGATATAAAACAAGTGGTGGGCTTCACGGAGTTGGGGCATCTGTTGTAAACGCGCTGTCAGAGTGGCTTACTGTCACAATTGAACGTGATGGCTTTATTTATCATCAGCGCTTTGAAAACGGCGGAAAGCCTGCCACATCACTTGAAAAAGTCGGAAAAACGAAAAAAACCGGGACATTGATTCATTTTAAACCAGATCGATCTATGTTCAGCGTTACAACCTATAATTTCGATACGTTATCAGAACGTTTAAGAGAATCTGCCTTTTTATTAAAAGGATTAAAAATAGAGCTGATTGATGAACGACATGATGTACAAGAAACCTTTTATTATGAGACGGGCATTGAAGCCTTCGTTGCTTATTTAAATGAAGAAAAAGATGTTCTGAGTGAAGTGGTCTCATTTGAAGGAGAGCATCAATCCATCGAAGTAGACTTTGCATTTCAATTCAATGACGGCTACTCGGAAAATATTCTTTCTTTCGTCAATAACGTGAGAACAAAAGATGGCGGTACGCATGAGTCTGGTGCCAAAACGGCGATGACAAGAGCCTTTAATGAATATGCGCGCAAAGTAGCCCTTTTAAAAGAAAAAGACAAAAATTTAGAGGGCACTGATATTCGCGAAGGGCTGTCAGCTATTATTTCTGTCAGAATTCCTGAAGAACTGCTTCAATTTGAAGGCCAGACAAAAGGAAAGCTTGGGACAAGTGAGGCTCGCTCAGCTGTTGATGCTGTTATTTCTGAAAAGCTGGCTTATTTCCTTGAAGAAAACCGTGAAACAGCGACTCTTCTTGTGAGAAAAGCGATTAAAGCGCAGCAGGCAAGAGAAGCTGCTAGAAGAGCACGTGAAGAAGCAAGGAGCGGCAAGAAACGGAAAAAGTCCGAAGCAACACTGAGCGGAAAATTAACACCTGCTCAATCTAGAAACCCCGCAAGAAACGAATTGTACCTTGTAGAGGGCGACTCAGCGGGCGGGTCAGCAAAACAAGGACGTGACCGTAAATTCCAAGCGGTGCTGCCGCTTCGTGGAAAGGTCATTAACACAGAAAAAGCGAAACTTGCTGATATTTTCAAAAATGAAGAAATCAACACCATTATTCATGCGATCGGTGGAGGCGTCGGTGTCGATTTTAATGTAGAAGACATCAATTATGACAAAATCGTAATCATGACAGATGCTGATACAGATGGAGCGCATATTCAAGTGCTTCTGCTCACATTCTTCTACCGCTATATGAAGCCGCTGATTGAGCATGGCAAAGTGTTTATTGCACTACCGCCTTTATATAAAGTCAGCAAAGGCTCAGGAAAAAAAGAAGTTATTGAGTACGCATGGTCTGATGAAGAAATGGATGACGTACTGAAGAAAGTTGGAAAAGGGTACACGATTCAGCGCTATAAAGGTTTAGGTGAAATGAACGCCGACCAGCTATGGGAAACGACAATGAATCCAGAATCGAGAACACTTGTCAGGGTTAAAATCGACGATGCTGCACGTGTGGAACGCCGCGTCACGACATTGATGGGTGACAAAGTAGAACCACGTCGTAAATGGATTGAAAAGAATGTCGCCTTTGGACTTGATGAGGAAAGCAACATTCTTGAAAATGAAAACTTGTCGCTAGCTGAGGAGGTTTAA
- the parC gene encoding DNA topoisomerase IV subunit A, with the protein MAQQERFHDLPLEEVIGDRFGRYSKYIIQDRALPDARDGLKPVQRRILYAMYAEGNTQDKNFRKAAKTVGNVIGNYHPHGDSSVYEAMVRMSQDWKVRNVLIEMHGNNGSIDGDPPAAMRYTEARLSAIASELLKDLDKETVEFVANFDDTSKEPVVLPAMFPNLLVNGSTGISAGYATDIPPHHLGEVIDGVIKRIEQPHCTVEDLMTVIKGPDFPTGGIIQGVDGIKKAYETGKGKIMIRGKAEIETIRGGRQQIVITEIPYEVNKANLVKKMDEFRIERKVEGISEVRDETDRTGLRIVVELKKEADANGVLNFLYKNSDLQIPYNFNMVAIHNRRPTLMTLTTILDAYIAHQKEVVTNRSAYELRKAKERHHIVDGLIKALSILDEVIATIRSSNDKRDAKNNLMDKYDFTEAQSEAIVSLQLYRLTNTDITQLRDEASELDVRIAELEDILGNEKKLLKVITNSLKKLKKTYADERRSVIEEKIEEIKINLEVMIASEDVYVTVTKDGYIKRTSQRSYAASNGKDFGMKDTDRLIHQFEMNTTDVLLLFTNKGSYIYCPVHQLPDIRWKDMGQHITNIISIDRDESIQKAIPIKEFDETSYLLFFTKGGMVKKTELLQYKAQRYSKPLVALNLKGNDELVDVHVTTGQQELFIATKNGYGLWFDEEEVSVVGPRAAGVKGINLKDGDEVVSGQIIDPKNDVLVLTTQRGAVKRMNLSEFDKTSRAKRGVLMLRELKKNPHRIVAVIAASLHDTLEMDTEKGATIPLDISTLRANDRYSNGSFIVDEEEQGEVTHVLVTPQPAPDDNK; encoded by the coding sequence ATGGCACAACAAGAACGATTTCATGATTTACCATTAGAAGAAGTAATCGGAGACCGGTTTGGTCGCTATAGTAAATATATTATCCAAGACCGCGCGCTTCCAGATGCGCGAGATGGACTAAAGCCTGTACAACGAAGAATTTTATATGCGATGTACGCAGAAGGCAACACGCAAGATAAAAACTTCCGTAAAGCCGCGAAAACAGTAGGTAACGTGATTGGTAACTATCATCCACACGGTGACTCATCTGTTTATGAAGCGATGGTGAGAATGAGTCAGGATTGGAAAGTACGGAATGTGCTCATTGAGATGCATGGAAATAACGGGAGTATCGATGGTGATCCGCCTGCTGCCATGCGTTATACGGAAGCAAGGCTATCTGCGATTGCTTCAGAGCTATTAAAGGACTTAGACAAGGAAACGGTCGAGTTTGTCGCAAACTTTGATGATACAAGCAAGGAACCCGTTGTTTTACCAGCAATGTTTCCAAACCTTCTCGTGAATGGATCAACAGGGATTTCTGCTGGTTATGCCACTGATATCCCGCCGCATCATCTAGGAGAAGTGATTGATGGTGTCATTAAACGAATCGAACAGCCGCATTGTACGGTTGAGGACTTAATGACGGTCATCAAAGGTCCAGATTTCCCAACAGGCGGTATCATTCAAGGGGTAGACGGCATTAAGAAGGCTTATGAAACAGGCAAAGGAAAGATTATGATTCGCGGAAAAGCGGAGATTGAAACCATCCGCGGCGGGCGCCAGCAAATCGTGATCACAGAGATTCCTTATGAAGTGAATAAAGCCAACCTTGTCAAAAAGATGGACGAGTTCCGAATTGAAAGAAAAGTGGAAGGAATTTCAGAGGTTCGAGACGAGACTGACCGGACTGGGCTTCGAATCGTAGTTGAGCTGAAAAAAGAAGCAGATGCAAATGGTGTTTTGAATTTCTTATATAAAAACTCAGATCTGCAAATCCCGTATAACTTTAATATGGTGGCGATACATAATCGTAGACCAACCTTAATGACGCTGACAACTATACTTGATGCATATATTGCTCATCAAAAAGAAGTGGTGACGAATCGCTCAGCATATGAGCTTCGAAAAGCGAAGGAACGCCACCATATTGTAGACGGATTAATTAAGGCGCTATCCATCTTAGATGAAGTCATTGCCACAATCCGCTCTTCTAATGATAAGCGAGATGCGAAAAACAACTTGATGGATAAATATGACTTTACAGAAGCGCAATCAGAAGCGATTGTTTCCCTCCAGTTATATCGTTTAACGAATACGGATATTACGCAATTAAGAGACGAAGCAAGTGAGCTTGATGTGCGTATAGCAGAACTTGAAGACATTTTAGGTAACGAGAAAAAGCTGCTAAAGGTCATTACAAACAGTTTGAAAAAGCTCAAAAAGACATATGCTGATGAGAGACGATCTGTCATTGAGGAAAAAATCGAAGAAATTAAGATTAACCTAGAAGTGATGATTGCCTCAGAGGATGTTTACGTCACGGTGACGAAGGATGGGTACATCAAACGGACAAGCCAGCGCTCCTATGCTGCATCTAACGGTAAGGACTTTGGCATGAAGGATACAGACCGCCTGATTCATCAGTTTGAAATGAATACAACGGATGTCCTCCTATTGTTCACGAATAAAGGGAGCTACATTTATTGTCCTGTGCATCAGCTGCCAGACATACGATGGAAAGACATGGGGCAGCATATCACGAATATCATTTCAATTGATCGTGATGAATCCATCCAAAAAGCCATTCCAATTAAAGAATTTGATGAAACATCGTATCTGCTGTTCTTTACAAAAGGCGGAATGGTGAAGAAAACAGAGCTTCTGCAATATAAAGCGCAGCGCTATTCGAAACCGCTTGTCGCCTTGAACCTAAAAGGGAACGATGAACTCGTGGATGTCCATGTGACAACAGGACAGCAGGAATTGTTTATTGCGACGAAAAATGGCTACGGATTGTGGTTTGATGAAGAAGAAGTAAGTGTTGTTGGTCCGAGAGCGGCTGGTGTCAAAGGAATCAACTTGAAGGACGGGGACGAAGTAGTCTCTGGCCAGATCATTGATCCGAAAAACGATGTCCTTGTGCTGACGACACAAAGAGGGGCTGTGAAGCGAATGAACCTCTCTGAATTTGATAAAACATCTAGAGCCAAACGCGGAGTTCTGATGCTAAGAGAATTAAAGAAAAACCCGCATCGTATTGTGGCTGTCATTGCTGCATCACTGCACGACACACTTGAAATGGATACAGAGAAGGGTGCAACGATTCCGCTTGATATCTCTACTCTCAGAGCGAATGACCGTTATAGCAATGGATCATTTATTGTAGATGAGGAAGAGCAGGGAGAAGTAACGCATGTCCTTGTCACACCTCAACCTGCACCAGATGACAATAAATAA